In Flavobacterium sp. GSB-24, the genomic window CCTGCGGAACCAGTGGACAAGAATACTCGTAGTTATAAGCACAATACGGATTATAAGCTTTATTGAAATCGACTGCGATTGTATTCCCTTTCGGAATTTCAAGATCTATGTAACGGCCACCGATATAACTCTGTTTTCCAGAGGTTAAATCTGAAAAAGGTAAAAACAAATGATTTTTGTATTTCTCCTGTACTATAAGTTCTAAATTTTGGTAAACGTTCAATTTGAAATCTTTACCTTTTATTTTAAAATATAAAGTACCGTATTTAATATATTTTGAAGTATATTTTCCCGACTCTTTCATTTCAAAAACTTTTCCTCCTTTAGCTTTTACTAGAGTAGCATTTACA contains:
- a CDS encoding DUF1684 domain-containing protein; this translates as MKTLNALVLLLVFTFGYGQKKFSKSEVEKFQKKLNSEFADPKTSPLMTKDLKTFKSLEFYPVNETFFVNATLVKAKGGKVFEMKESGKYTSKYIKYGTLYFKIKGKDFKLNVYQNLELIVQEKYKNHLFLPFSDLTSGKQSYIGGRYIDLEIPKGNTIAVDFNKAYNPYCAYNYEYSCPLVPQENDLKIEIKAGVKTFH